The genome window CCGCCTTCCCCGCCGTAATAACCTCCTCCCGCGGTGTAGGTAAGAATCTGGGTACCGAGAATGCCGCCTGTTTTGTAGGTGCGAATTTTGGAAACCAGGATTCCGTCCTGCGTAACTCCGGCATAGTTTCCCTCTTCAGTCCAACTAATCTCCATGTGAGGGAGAAGTCCGGGATATGAAATTCCCTGCTCCCAGACCGTGTTCGTACCAGCCATTCCCGAACTGGGATTGCTGTCGATGATCGCCGCTGGATTCAGTTCGTGAACATAAGCCTGCATCGAGGCATAGTAGCGGTTCAACTGACGGCAGCGAAAGTCCGTCCAGAGCTGGAACAGCGGATCGTCGATCACAACCAGCGGCCTTTCGATAACCGGCGGCAGAACATATTTCACGTTCGAGAAACCCAGGCGCTCTTCGAGTTCCTGCGGGGAGTAGACGGTTTGCAGGTATTCGCGAAAATCCTTGACGGCGAGGGGATGCTGGAATATTTCAGGGCGGCCTTGCAGACTTGTATTGTCAAAATGAATCAGGTCGGCTTTGAGGTCTTCTACCCCCATGCGGACCACACGCTTGATGTAGTTCACATATCCGGGATGCATAAAGTAGACGCGCTTGCGGAAAGTTTGGTCGCCGTAGATGACCGGGCGGCCAAGATAGTCAGGAACAAACCATTCCTGGGCTGAGGGATCTTCCAGCAAAAAGGTTTCGTACGCGATGGTGCTGCCCACGTACAGCCCCACGCGGATGCCATGCTGGTGGAGCAGGACGGCCATTTTTCTGGCCAGGCTGATGTGCTCGGCCTCCGCTTCAAGGCCAAAGCCCTTAAAAAAGTCGATGATGGCCATCGTCACGCCGAGATCTTTGAGTTTCCTTACCGTTGCCTCCGTGTGCTCGCTGCGATAGTCGGCTTCCTGCCAGGTCCCTTGGCCGCCAACACGACGGAAAAAGATCGGCATATCGTCCCAACTTCCCACAGCTACAAAGGGCGTGGTCTTCAGCCAGGCTCGAGGCGAAACCGCCGCCTTTTCTTCTGCCGTCATCAGGCTTGGAACACTTGTCGCCGAAATCCCAGCCGCAACATCGCGCATAAATTCTCTGCGATTCATCCTGTCCCCTTTCCGCTGATTAGATTGTTTGTCGTCTTTCCGCGACTGTTCCCGTGTGCCGCAAAGCAGTCCAAAAGGCAGACGCCGTCTTTCTCCACCGACGGGCAGGCGGCGCGCCGTTTCTCTCCGGGACCGGCTGGAACTCAAGGGCCAGTAACAGGTTAGCGAAAGCGGGTTCTGCCCGTTACGCTACGCCGAAACCCTCTTGTCACCCTTGGGCTGGCTTGCCATAATGAACGGTGCCATAACCGGCCTGAGAGGCGTAATGGGTTCCTTCCCATCTCTGAAACGGCAGTGGGTCGCAGCCAGCGAACCGCAACGCATCGAGAGGATCCTTGCAGCTACTCGTGCTCTTCTGGCCGTGGCATCGCTGTTCGTCATATGGCTTGACCCCACGGAGCCACGCCAGTATCCCACAGTTGTTTGGGGATTACTGGCCCTTTTTGCTTTTGAGTCAGTGGGGGTGCTGGCTCTGGTCCGGACCCAGCGAAATTCGTCGCCCACTTTTCGTCTGGCCGTTCACTCGCTCGATGTCTTGTGGCCAGCGCTCATTGCCATTTTTACCGCCGGACCTAACAGCCCGTTCTACCTCTTCTATACCTTCGTTCTGCTTGAGGCAGCCTATCGCTGGGGGCTGCAGGCAACCCTGCTGACAGCCCTGATCTCGACCGGGCTCTACATGTCGCAATCGTTCTTCACGCTTGCAAAAGGATTGACCTTCCCGGGCATGTTCCGCGGGGCCTACGATCTGAACTCGTTCGTCATGCGCGGCGTCTATCTGCTCATCCTGGGTTACCTGCTGGGATATCTTGGTGAGGAAGAAAAGCAGTTGCGGGAAGAAACCACGGCCATCGCGAATGTAATGATAAAGGCCCGCACGGAAGTCGGAGTTCGAGGAACGCTCGAGGCCGTGTTTGACGAAATTTTGAGGCTTTACCGGACCGACCGGGGCATCCTGGCGGTACTCGACCACAGCTCAGGGCGGGCCTTTATCTGGAACGTCGAGAGGGAGAACCCTGGCGGGAAACTGGCGCTGTCAACCACCGAACTCGGCCCACAGCAGGGCGAGAAGAGCCTGTTTGAAACCCCCGGCCACGTATGGTATGCCAGGCGCAAGCCGAAGAGCCCCGATCCTTCAGCATACGAGGTCTATGCTTTAGACGAGGACGGGAGACGGCTTTTTGGCGAAAGCTGGACGCCGCCCAGCGCCCTTATTGACGTTCAGAAGGTGCGCAGGTTTCTGGGCGCGAGGACAGTGTATGCGGATGAATGGTCGAGCGTGATGCTTCTGTTTGGTCCGAGGCTTCCGTCCACCCCGGAAGCTGCCGTGCGCTTCCTTCGAGCCCTGGCGCTGCAAGTAAGCCCCGCCATTTACACGGCGTTTCTCACCACCCGTTTGCGCACACGAGCCGGCGCCCTGGAGCGGGCGCGGGTGGCACGGGAGCTGCACGACGGCGTCATTCAGTCGCTGATCGGATTGGAACTTGAAGTTGACGTCCTGCGCCGCAAGCCCGGCGCTTCCACGGCCGACATCGTTGACCGGCTTTCCCACATCCAGCGAATTCTTCGACAGGAAGTACTCAACCTGCGCGAACTGATGCAGCAGATGAAACCCGTTGAAATCCGGCCTACGCAGCTCCTGGATTTCCTGTTCTCCATGGTTGACAAGTTCCAGCGCGACACGGGGATTTCAAGCCGCTTTGTTTCGACACTGCAAGATATCTCATTGCCGCCTCGAGTCTGCAATCAACTGGCGCGCATTGTTCAGGAAGGTCTGGTGAACGCCAGGAAGCACAGCGGGGCCCACAAGGTGCTGGTACAACTGGGGCAGCACGACGGGCGTTTGAGGCTGGCCATAGATGATGACGGGCATGGGTTCGACTTTTCAGGCCGCCTTTCGCTGGCGGAGCTTGACGCCATTCGTAAGGGTCCAGTGGTCATAAAGGAAAGAGTTCGCACCATTGGGGCCGAACTTGTTGTAGAATCAGTCCCCGGCAAGGGGACTCGCGTGGAAGTCAGCCTGCCGAAAAACACCTATGGGTGATGTTGCACAATCCGTTCGGATCCTGATTGCTGACGACCACCCCATCTTCCGGGACGGCTTGCGGAGGCTGCTGGAAGCGGAAGATGATTTCAAGGTGATCGGTGAGGCTTCAGATGGCGGAGAAGCCATTGAGATGGCTCACCAGCTCAAACCCGACATCCTGTTGCTGGACCTGGCCATGCCCCGTGTTCCTGGACTCGAAGCGCTCCGGCAGCTCGGCGGCACCGTTGAATCCATCAAGGTCATCCTGCTTACGGCAGCCATAGAGCGTGACCAGATTGTCGATGCTCTGCACCACGGAGTGCGGGGCGTAGTCCTCAAGGAATCCGCCACTGAGCTCCTCTTGAAGAGCATTCGTTGCGTGATGGACGGCCAGTACTGGGTGGGCCGCGAAAGCGTTTCCGACCTGGTGCGAATCATCCGCGATCTCACCGCCATACCCGAGCAAGGGACCAGGAAACGCTCGTACAATCTGACGCCCCGCGAGCTTGATATCATTGCAGCCATCGTTAACGGATACACCAACAAGGACATCGCCGAAAAGTTCTCCATCGCCGAGCAGACGGTCAAGCACCATCTCGGAAATATTTTTGACAAGCTGGGCGTGTCCAACCGCCTGGAACTTGCGCTGTTTGCCGTCAACCATCATCTCGTTGAAGAGCAGCACTAGGGCCCCGCCCTGACCGCGATCTGGATGTCTGAAGTTTGACGGTTATTGCGGAATGGCAGAATTGCTTAGAGGGAAGGCCAGAGCGACTCCCAAACCTTGAACTCGGTGTGGAAGCCTGATTCCTCCGCGCGAACCATGGTTCGGCCGGAAGCTATATCGAGGGTATGCTCGAAAATGCGCTTTCCAACTTCTTCAACGGTTTCATCTCCGTCGAGGATGGTTCCCGCGTTGATATCAATATCGCCGTTGTGGTTGGATAGAATGCTGTTCGACCCGATCTTGGTCACCGGTCCCAGCGCGGAGCCGATGCCCGTGCCGCGGCCTGTTGTAAACAGCGTGATTTGCGCGCCGCTCATGAAGAGTGCTGGCGTCGCAAGGTGGTCATAGCCCGGCGTATAGAGGACATATAGTCCTTTGCGGTCGCCCAGCCACTCACCATAGTCAACCAGATCTTCAACGATCGACGTTCCGCCCTTGGCTTTCACGCCGCTCGATTTCAAAAAGATGTTGTAGAGCCCGCCCTTTTTGTTTCCCGGCGAAGGATTTTCGCGGAAGTCCTCTCCGAACATCTCCACATATTTCTGATAGCGCTTCAGGGCTTGCATCAGCTTGCGTCCGACCTGGCGGGTGCGGGCGCGGTGCGCGAGGTCCACCATGGCGCCGCCCTGAAGTTCGGGAATTTCCGGAAGGAAGACTGCGGCGCCGGCTTTCACAAACATGTCAGCGGCGACTCCGACGGCCGGATTGGCGGTTACGCCGGACCACCGGTCGGAGCCTCCGCACTCCGTTCCAACGATCAGCTTTGAAATGGGCAGCGGTTGGCGGACATATCGATTTGCGATGGGAAGTATCTTTTCGACGATCGCCAGGCCCTTCTCAACGGTCTTTCGACCGCCCCCTGCCTGCTGAATCGTGAGGTTCACAACCCGCTGGTTGTAATTCTCGATTTCTTTCTCGAAGACCGGCACAGAGCACTCGACGCAGGTCTTTCCGCATCCAAGATCGATGTAGATGGCCGATCCCAGGTTCGGATGGCGCAGAGAATTGGTCAGGAGCCGGTTGAGCAGCGCGACGGCTTTGCCATCCGGCATGCCACAGCCGGAGTCATGAACAATAGGAACCACGCCATCAACGTTGGGGAACTTTTCCCGACTATAAATCTCCCGCATGGCACGGAACGCAATTTCACGGGCTTCCGCAGCGGAACACATTCCGGAGGTCACAATGCCCACAAAATTTCGAACGCCCACGCCGCCGTCCGGCCTGACGAATCCGTCAAACGTCCGCGCCGCGAGATTGGCGTCAATGGGATTGGGAGCAGGATTGTCGCGATAACGCACTTTCAGGCGCGGGAGGTGGTGGTCGATGTTGGTTTCATCGATGGGATCGCCCGCGCGGACTTCGCATGCAGCGAGCCCGATCGGATCGCCGAGAGAAATAAAGGGCTTCCCTTCCGGAATATCACTGACGGCAAAGCTCTGACCCCGGAGAGCGCGCCCGGAAAGGGTGATCACGCTTTCATCATGCTGGAGATGCGCGCCCTCTTCGATGAAATCTGTCTTCACCACCGCGACGTTGTCTTTTCCTGGGCGGATAATAATCGCGACTTCCTTGAGACTAACAACTGCCATCGAGTCCTGCTCCTCGCTTGGATCTTCGGTTGAAACCACGGTTGTATAAAAGATGAGCGGGCGACCTTCGTACCCTCCGCCTGGCACGTTATCCATAACGCCGCTCAACATCAACCGGCCTGCAAGCGGCCATTTAAGATGATAAATCAAATCGCATTTCGGTGCGCAACGGCCCGACTTCCCACGGGCAGCGATGTCCTTAAAAAGGCGGGGGGGATTGTGTTAG of Terriglobia bacterium contains these proteins:
- a CDS encoding response regulator transcription factor produces the protein MGDVAQSVRILIADDHPIFRDGLRRLLEAEDDFKVIGEASDGGEAIEMAHQLKPDILLLDLAMPRVPGLEALRQLGGTVESIKVILLTAAIERDQIVDALHHGVRGVVLKESATELLLKSIRCVMDGQYWVGRESVSDLVRIIRDLTAIPEQGTRKRSYNLTPRELDIIAAIVNGYTNKDIAEKFSIAEQTVKHHLGNIFDKLGVSNRLELALFAVNHHLVEEQH
- a CDS encoding sensor histidine kinase — its product is MGSFPSLKRQWVAASEPQRIERILAATRALLAVASLFVIWLDPTEPRQYPTVVWGLLALFAFESVGVLALVRTQRNSSPTFRLAVHSLDVLWPALIAIFTAGPNSPFYLFYTFVLLEAAYRWGLQATLLTALISTGLYMSQSFFTLAKGLTFPGMFRGAYDLNSFVMRGVYLLILGYLLGYLGEEEKQLREETTAIANVMIKARTEVGVRGTLEAVFDEILRLYRTDRGILAVLDHSSGRAFIWNVERENPGGKLALSTTELGPQQGEKSLFETPGHVWYARRKPKSPDPSAYEVYALDEDGRRLFGESWTPPSALIDVQKVRRFLGARTVYADEWSSVMLLFGPRLPSTPEAAVRFLRALALQVSPAIYTAFLTTRLRTRAGALERARVARELHDGVIQSLIGLELEVDVLRRKPGASTADIVDRLSHIQRILRQEVLNLRELMQQMKPVEIRPTQLLDFLFSMVDKFQRDTGISSRFVSTLQDISLPPRVCNQLARIVQEGLVNARKHSGAHKVLVQLGQHDGRLRLAIDDDGHGFDFSGRLSLAELDAIRKGPVVIKERVRTIGAELVVESVPGKGTRVEVSLPKNTYG
- a CDS encoding UxaA family hydrolase, which translates into the protein MLSGVMDNVPGGGYEGRPLIFYTTVVSTEDPSEEQDSMAVVSLKEVAIIIRPGKDNVAVVKTDFIEEGAHLQHDESVITLSGRALRGQSFAVSDIPEGKPFISLGDPIGLAACEVRAGDPIDETNIDHHLPRLKVRYRDNPAPNPIDANLAARTFDGFVRPDGGVGVRNFVGIVTSGMCSAAEAREIAFRAMREIYSREKFPNVDGVVPIVHDSGCGMPDGKAVALLNRLLTNSLRHPNLGSAIYIDLGCGKTCVECSVPVFEKEIENYNQRVVNLTIQQAGGGRKTVEKGLAIVEKILPIANRYVRQPLPISKLIVGTECGGSDRWSGVTANPAVGVAADMFVKAGAAVFLPEIPELQGGAMVDLAHRARTRQVGRKLMQALKRYQKYVEMFGEDFRENPSPGNKKGGLYNIFLKSSGVKAKGGTSIVEDLVDYGEWLGDRKGLYVLYTPGYDHLATPALFMSGAQITLFTTGRGTGIGSALGPVTKIGSNSILSNHNGDIDINAGTILDGDETVEEVGKRIFEHTLDIASGRTMVRAEESGFHTEFKVWESLWPSL